The following proteins are encoded in a genomic region of Hirundo rustica isolate bHirRus1 chromosome 3, bHirRus1.pri.v3, whole genome shotgun sequence:
- the KCNF1 gene encoding potassium voltage-gated channel subfamily F member 1 translates to MADDSRFPDVDTDGSEKSEEMEIVVNVGGVRQVFYGDNLNQYPETRLAELVNCLSGGYDSIFSLCDDYDPGKREFYFDRDPDAFKCIIDVYYFGEIHMKKGICPICFKNEMEFWKVDLNFLDDCCKAHLSEKKEELEEIARRVQLILDDLGVDASESRWKRCQKCIWKFLEKPESSYPARVIAVLSFLFILISSVVMCVGTIPDLQVVDAEGNRMEHPTLDSIETACIGWFTMEYVLRLIASPNKLHFALSFMNIVDVLAILPFYISLTLTHLGAKLMELSNVQQAVQALRIMRIARIFKLARHSSGLQTLTYALKRSFKELGLLLMYLAVGIFVFSALGYTMEQSHPETLFKSIPQSFWWAIITMTTVGYGDIYPKTTLGKLNAAISFLCGVIAIALPIHPIINNFVRYYNKQRVLETAAKHELELMELNSAEGKATGSRSELEDLSREGKDDPFYSSRIKVSHSDTFIHLLSEEKNYRTRLQSCK, encoded by the coding sequence ATGGCAGATGACTCTAGGTTTCCAGATGTGGACACTGATGGGTcagaaaaaagtgaagaaatggAGATTGTAGTCAATGTCGGTGGGGTAAGGCAGGTGTTCTACGGCGATAACCTGAATCAGTACCCAGAAACACGGCTGGCAGAGCTGGTCAATTGTTTATCGGGGGGATACGATAGCATATTCTCCCTCTGTGATGACTATGATCCTGGAAAGAGAGAGTTTTACTTTGACAGAGATCCGGATGCTTTCAAATGCATTATTGACGTATACTACTTTGGGGAAATTCACATGAAGAAAGGAATATGCCCCATATGTTTCAAGAATGAAATGGAATTTTGGAAGGTGGATCTGAATTTTTTGGATGACTGCTGCAAAGCTCACCTAagtgaaaaaaaggaggaacTGGAAGAAATAGCCCGAAGGGTGCAACTTATTCTGGATGACTTGGGAGTAGATGCCTCAGAAAGTCGCTGGAAAAGGTGCCAAAAATGCATCTGGAAATTTCTGGAGAAGCCGGAATCGTCCTATCCAGCTAGAGTGATTGCTGTACTGtcctttctgtttattttgatCTCCTCTGTTGTGATGTGTGTGGGGACCATCCCAGACTTGCAGGTGGTAGATGCAGAGGGGAACCGTATGGAGCACCCGACCCTGGACAGCATCGAGACCGCCTGCATAGGGTGGTTTACCATGGAGTATGTGCTGAGGCTGATCGCCTCTCCCAACAAACTCCACTTTGCCCTTTCTTTCATGAACATTGTCGATGTGCTAGCAATACTTCCTTTCTACATCAGCCTGACCTTGACCCACTTGGGAGCCAAGCTAATGGAGCTGAGCAATGTCCAGCAGGCCGTCCAGGCACTGCGCATCATGAGGATCGCAAGGATTTTCAAGCTTGCACGGCATTCCTCAGGGCTCCAGACCCTAACCTATGCCCTGAAACGCAGCTTTAAGGAGCTTGGGCTGCTCCTCATGTACTTAGCTGTTGGAATCTTTGTCTTTTCTGCCCTAGGTTATACCATGGAACAAAGTCACCCCgaaactttatttaaaagcatCCCTCAATCATTTTGGTGGGCAATCATTACCATGACCACAGTTGGATATGGAGACATTTACCCCAAAACAACTCTAGGAAAACTGAATGCTGCCATCAGTTTTCTTTGTGGAGTGATAGCGATCGCCctccccatccatcccatcaTTAACAACTTTGTCAGGTATTACAACAAACAGAGAGTTTTAGAAACAGCTGCCAAACATGAATTGGAGCTGATGGAACTAAACTCTGCTGAGGGGAAAGCCACAGGCTCCAGAAGCGAACTAGAGGATCTTTCAAGGGAAGGCAAAGATGATCCTTTTTATAGCAGCCGGATAAAAGTCTCCCACAGTGACACCTTTATTCATCTCCtgtcagaagagaaaaactaTAGGACCAGGCTTCAAAGCTGCAAATAA